One window of the Populus nigra chromosome 4, ddPopNigr1.1, whole genome shotgun sequence genome contains the following:
- the LOC133691975 gene encoding uncharacterized protein LOC133691975, which yields MLVLLNVLLPGGAVVVASMLFALVVWRCYCFKDRRGIADTIRTNRSASLQDGIAKLHQGSLHHQPDQLETKRRGNYYVFRRGVLTRPLFNWADHPVLITEAVENGWSRFGFTSYMSSPSTRSSLLGLCAAGDYGRETDTEISWEICQGSADFMQKIRLNSGLEKVNVSYPSLSAASVIRTTLPVPGPPLGNSSFPQEAYFEITVLYCHSNDQESVGKAKEGERAKLIQEKSNGKANSESLVHVNSSHRISKIEELKLAGKDDCQGSAVLLSVGLTIGGSLPLKLPGSYPGSIGFNSNGSLYLDGMELVFESEKADWARTDKVIGCGFDPRQKQVFFTVDGELLHVVHCKSEEFGTPLYPAIAANNEILVLVNFGQSAFSYAQANAQRTPNPCFIGPPAKSPSLGYEDSKELFSMGRIDSQWLNRSTTNKGSHVNEANNQGVDFDDESEADLFEIVLDNGTGRSPNTRI from the exons atgcTCGTGTTGTTGAATGTTTTGTTGCCAGGGGGTGCTGTTGTAGTTGCTTCAATGCTTTTTGCGTTGGTAGTCTGGCGATGTTATTGTTTCAAAGACCGTAGAGGTATTGCTGATACGATAAGAACCAATAGAAGTGCAAGCTTGCAGGATGGGATTGCAAAGCTTCACCAAGGGAGTCTACATCATCAACCTGATCAATTAGAAACCAAAAGAAGAggaaattattatgtttttcgtCGCGGGGTTCTTACAAGACCTTTGTTCAATTGGGCTGATCATCCGGTGCTTATTACCGAAGCAGTCGAAAATGGATGGTCCAGATTTGGTTTTACAAGCTACATGTCATCTCCTTCCACGCGATCATCCCTGTTAGGCTTATGTGCGGCTGGTGATTATGGAAGAGAAACAGATACAGAGATAAGCTGGGAAATTTGTCAAGGATCAGCTGATTTCATGCAAAAGATAAGGCTGAATTCTGGGTTAGAGAAGGTTAATGTAAGCTATCCTTCTCTGTCTGCTGCTTCGGTAATTAGAACTACTTTGCCTGTACCAGGGCCTCCATTAGGGAACTCATCTTTTCCTCAAGAGGCCTATTTTGAAATCACGGTTTTGTATTGTCATAGCAATGATCAAGAATCTGTTGGCAAGGCTAAGGAAGGTGAGAGGGCTAAACTCATTCAAGAAAAATCTAATGGAAAAGCAAATTCGGAATCTTTAGTACATGTAAATAGCAGCCACAGAATCAGCaaaattgaagaattgaagCTTGCTGGTAAAGATGATTGTCAAGGTTCAGCAGTATTGCTATCTGTTGGGCTCACTATTGGAGGCTCTCTTCCTTTGAAACTTCCTGGAAGCTATCCAGGATCAATTGGATTTAACTCTAATGGTTCTCTCTATCTTGATG GCATGGAACTTGTGTTTGAATCCGAGAAAGCAGATTGGGCAAGAACAGATAAAGTAATTGGCTGTGGATTTGATCCTAGGCAAAAACAAGTGTTTTTCACAGTAGATGGAGAGCTGCTACATGTAGTTCATTGCAAGTCAGAGGAATTCGGGACACCCCTTTACCCAGCAATTGCAGCAAACAATGAGATATTGGTTCTTGTCAATTTTGGACAAAGTGCCTTTAGTTATGCACAAGCAAATGCTCAAAGAACACCAAATCCTTGCTTCATTGGCCCTCCTGCAAAATCCCCTTCTCTGGGCTATGAGGATAGTAAAGAGCTCTTCTCAATGGGAAGAATTGACTCTCAGTGGCTCAATAGAAGCACCACCAATAAGGGCAGTCACGTCAATGAAGCTAATAATCAAGGAGTTGACTTCGATGACGAATCTGAGGctgatttatttgaaattgtctTGGATAATGGTACTGGAAGATCTCCAAACACCAGGATTTAG